From a region of the Nitrospirota bacterium genome:
- a CDS encoding adenylate/guanylate cyclase domain-containing protein produces the protein MGKLNLEWFKGEQVLRVLWGGGLTLAIILLYLTGTFEWVELRSYDLRYTLFEHLPKTPLTTPVLLLRIDEETEDRLNLRANDIPRAMYADAIRHLSEQGASLIAFDIIFSKPKDPVQDRAFAEAIQKAGNVVLARYIGEKGHRLPLPIFRDAELSEALINVELEKDRCLRGMPLLALDFSVEGPEPEPVLAMSLELARLYQLPQGEQELDLSNNDELGMGQLRIPYPDGRMRIHFYGPPATFPRMPFWKAVKGELDRDAVKGKIVLIGPSTPALHDYYCTPYLQKRTTTLKFDDKEQEEKVRGAMMDGFEIHANAIQTILDRRFVTRSKDQWGVMPMVLLMQGILGTALLIQSQRGSIVTTMFKWVLFIGIGGAGLFLLWRYDYWLDIMPMYSLLGAQYGAAVSYQRYFERQKRRQVQAMFGRYVSSRVVDQLVKNPDMANPSGRKERLTMFFSDIRGFTSMSEKMVPEEVQRLLSEYFTEMTRILFQHGGTLDKFMGDAVMAFFGNPEPQPDHALRAVLMALDMQEAIVQLNKKLEAEGRKTIGVGMGINTGDVTVGNLGSKDFLDYTVIGDAVNLACRLEQNAKAGEIIITQATYDEVKHAVEVEQMEPIKVKGKAEPIPIYRVLRRIPSSAVQTGHA, from the coding sequence ATGGGCAAGCTGAACCTTGAGTGGTTCAAGGGAGAACAGGTTCTCCGGGTTCTCTGGGGCGGCGGGTTGACGTTGGCGATCATCCTGCTCTACCTGACCGGCACCTTCGAGTGGGTCGAGCTTCGATCCTACGATCTCCGGTATACGCTCTTCGAACACTTGCCGAAGACCCCCCTGACGACCCCCGTGCTCCTGCTCAGGATCGACGAGGAAACCGAAGACCGCCTCAATCTCCGGGCGAACGACATTCCCCGCGCCATGTATGCGGATGCCATCCGGCATCTGTCGGAACAGGGCGCCTCCCTGATCGCGTTCGATATCATCTTTTCCAAACCCAAGGATCCCGTCCAAGACCGGGCGTTTGCCGAGGCCATCCAGAAGGCCGGAAATGTCGTGCTGGCCCGCTATATTGGGGAGAAGGGCCACCGACTGCCGTTGCCGATATTCCGCGATGCGGAACTCAGTGAAGCCCTGATCAACGTGGAGCTGGAAAAAGACCGGTGCCTGCGGGGCATGCCGCTGCTGGCACTGGATTTTTCCGTGGAGGGGCCGGAGCCAGAGCCGGTCCTGGCCATGAGTCTGGAGCTGGCCCGTCTCTATCAACTGCCTCAGGGCGAACAGGAGTTGGACCTCTCCAATAACGATGAGCTGGGGATGGGACAGCTCCGGATTCCCTACCCCGATGGTCGGATGCGGATCCATTTTTACGGTCCGCCCGCGACCTTTCCCCGGATGCCTTTTTGGAAGGCGGTGAAGGGGGAGTTGGACCGCGACGCGGTGAAGGGGAAAATCGTGCTGATCGGTCCCTCGACCCCGGCCCTCCATGATTATTACTGCACCCCCTACCTCCAAAAGCGGACGACAACCTTGAAGTTCGACGACAAGGAGCAGGAGGAAAAGGTTCGCGGCGCCATGATGGACGGGTTCGAGATTCACGCGAATGCGATCCAGACGATTCTGGACCGGCGTTTTGTGACCCGCAGCAAAGACCAGTGGGGCGTCATGCCGATGGTCCTGTTGATGCAAGGAATCCTGGGCACGGCGCTTCTGATCCAGAGCCAGCGCGGATCCATCGTCACCACGATGTTCAAGTGGGTGCTGTTCATCGGGATCGGCGGCGCGGGGTTGTTCCTCTTGTGGCGGTATGACTATTGGCTGGACATCATGCCCATGTATTCCCTGCTGGGCGCCCAATATGGCGCGGCGGTGTCCTACCAACGGTACTTCGAGCGGCAGAAACGCCGGCAGGTGCAGGCCATGTTCGGCCGGTACGTGTCTTCGCGGGTCGTCGACCAGTTGGTCAAGAATCCGGATATGGCCAACCCCAGCGGGCGGAAGGAGCGGCTGACGATGTTTTTCTCCGACATCCGGGGCTTCACGAGCATGTCGGAAAAGATGGTGCCGGAGGAGGTCCAGCGGCTGCTGAGCGAATACTTCACCGAGATGACGCGGATTTTGTTCCAGCACGGGGGGACCCTGGACAAGTTCATGGGGGACGCCGTGATGGCCTTCTTCGGCAACCCCGAGCCCCAGCCGGATCATGCCTTGCGTGCCGTGCTGATGGCGCTGGATATGCAGGAGGCGATCGTCCAGCTCAATAAGAAGCTGGAAGCGGAGGGCCGCAAAACGATCGGTGTCGGGATGGGGATCAACACCGGCGATGTGACGGTGGGCAACCTGGGGTCGAAGGATTTTCTGGACTACACGGTCATCGGGGACGCGGTGAATCTGGCCTGCCGGCTGGAGCAGAATGCCAAGGCCGGGGAGATCATCATCACGCAGGCCACTTACGATGAAGTCAAACATGCGGTGGAGGTGGAACAGATGGAACCGATCAAGGTCAAAGGCAAGGCCGAGCCCATTCCGATTTACCGGGTGCTGCGCCGTATCCCGTCGTCTGCCGTTCAAACCGGCCATGCATAA
- a CDS encoding GspE/PulE family protein — MEAKVLPDNLQELQQKVAYAEQVKRITNQIHAAKDLDQILVDLHKDILSLFDAEEITLYAADLEKREILSRKLQLDTIHEIRVPISEHSIAGFTAKFLRPINIADAYTKTELTAIHPSLSFDQSWDKKTGFQTKQVLTYPIVADNKYLMGVIQLLNKKSGGRFTKKDEESVAEIAKSLGIAFSNLKKLAKKTPTKFDYLVANNKITQAELDTAIAESRKGQTDMETLLIEKFKVPKEDIGKSLSQFYKCPNVEFSERLLIDPELLKTLNIDYLKKNHWTPLKRDKNVVDILIDDPNDLDKIQDIKRIFPGQSIKFSVGLRRDIVQFLRAATGELETASGSASASAANLSEILGELVDEEKEAKTEESATQAVDENDSAVVRLANQIIMDAYRMNTSDIHVEPYGEKKETVVRFRVDGSCFEYMKVPASYRRAIVSRLKIMANLDIAERRKPQDGKIKFRMGEGKEIELRVATIPTSGVGNEDVVMRILAASEPLPLEKMGFSERNLRELKAIADKPYGIILCVGPTGSGKTTTLHSVLGYINTPDMKIWTAEDPVEITQYGLRQVQVQPKIGFTFAMAMRAFLRADPDVIMVGEMRDKETAETGIEASLTGHQVFSTLHTNSAVETVTRLLDMGCDPFSFADAMLGVLAQRLCKRICKDCKEEYKASKEEYTELVAAYGQTWWDKYIKKSYDDNFKLFRGKGCETCAKSGFKGRVGLHELLLGTDTMKKMIQTKAKTEDMLHMAMEEGMTTLLQDGIEKALQGLTTFKEVKAVAMK, encoded by the coding sequence ATGGAGGCGAAAGTTCTGCCGGACAATCTGCAGGAGCTCCAGCAGAAAGTCGCCTACGCAGAACAGGTCAAGCGCATCACCAATCAGATCCACGCGGCCAAGGATCTGGACCAAATTCTCGTCGACCTCCACAAGGACATCCTGAGCCTCTTCGATGCGGAAGAGATCACCCTCTACGCAGCCGACCTGGAAAAGCGAGAGATCCTCTCCAGAAAGCTCCAACTTGACACAATCCATGAAATCCGGGTTCCCATCAGCGAGCATAGCATCGCCGGCTTTACCGCCAAGTTCCTGCGCCCGATCAATATCGCCGATGCGTACACCAAGACCGAACTGACCGCCATCCACCCCTCCCTGAGCTTCGACCAGTCGTGGGACAAGAAAACCGGCTTTCAGACCAAGCAGGTGCTGACCTATCCCATCGTCGCCGACAACAAATATCTCATGGGGGTCATTCAGCTCCTCAACAAGAAGAGCGGCGGCCGATTCACCAAGAAGGACGAGGAGTCGGTTGCCGAGATCGCCAAAAGCCTCGGCATCGCGTTTTCCAACCTCAAAAAGCTGGCCAAAAAGACCCCGACCAAGTTCGACTACCTGGTGGCGAACAACAAGATCACCCAAGCCGAACTCGATACGGCCATTGCCGAGTCCCGCAAGGGCCAGACGGACATGGAAACGCTCCTCATCGAGAAATTCAAAGTCCCGAAGGAGGACATCGGCAAGTCTCTCAGCCAGTTCTACAAATGCCCCAACGTCGAGTTCTCCGAGCGATTGCTCATCGATCCGGAATTGCTGAAAACCCTCAACATCGACTACCTGAAGAAAAACCACTGGACGCCGCTCAAGCGCGACAAGAATGTGGTTGATATCCTCATCGACGACCCCAACGATCTGGACAAGATCCAGGATATCAAACGGATATTCCCCGGGCAGAGCATCAAGTTTTCTGTCGGCCTGCGCCGAGACATCGTGCAGTTCCTGCGCGCCGCGACCGGCGAACTGGAAACCGCGAGCGGATCGGCGTCGGCATCGGCCGCAAACCTGTCCGAGATCCTCGGGGAATTGGTCGACGAGGAAAAAGAGGCCAAGACCGAGGAATCGGCCACCCAAGCGGTCGACGAAAACGACAGCGCCGTCGTGCGACTGGCCAACCAGATCATCATGGACGCCTACCGCATGAACACCTCGGACATCCACGTCGAGCCGTACGGCGAGAAAAAAGAGACGGTCGTTCGGTTCCGGGTGGACGGCAGCTGCTTCGAGTACATGAAGGTTCCGGCCAGCTACCGCCGCGCGATCGTCTCCCGCTTGAAGATCATGGCCAACCTGGACATCGCGGAGCGCCGCAAGCCGCAGGACGGCAAGATCAAATTTCGGATGGGTGAAGGCAAGGAAATCGAGCTCCGCGTCGCCACCATTCCCACCTCGGGGGTCGGCAACGAAGACGTCGTCATGCGTATCCTGGCGGCCAGCGAGCCCCTGCCCCTGGAGAAGATGGGTTTCTCTGAGCGCAACCTTCGCGAGCTCAAGGCCATCGCCGACAAACCGTACGGGATCATCCTTTGCGTCGGACCCACCGGCTCCGGCAAGACCACCACGCTGCACTCGGTGCTCGGCTACATCAACACGCCGGACATGAAGATCTGGACCGCCGAGGATCCGGTCGAAATCACGCAATACGGCTTGCGTCAAGTCCAAGTGCAACCCAAAATTGGGTTCACGTTCGCCATGGCCATGCGGGCCTTCTTGCGCGCCGATCCGGACGTCATCATGGTCGGCGAAATGCGGGACAAAGAAACGGCCGAGACCGGCATCGAGGCCTCGCTGACCGGCCACCAGGTCTTCAGCACCCTGCACACCAACAGCGCGGTCGAGACCGTGACCCGGCTGCTGGACATGGGGTGCGACCCGTTCAGCTTTGCCGACGCCATGCTCGGCGTACTCGCGCAACGGCTCTGCAAACGCATCTGCAAGGACTGCAAGGAGGAGTACAAGGCCTCCAAGGAAGAGTATACCGAACTGGTCGCGGCCTACGGCCAGACCTGGTGGGACAAATACATCAAGAAGTCCTACGACGACAATTTCAAGCTGTTTCGCGGCAAAGGCTGCGAGACCTGCGCCAAGAGCGGATTCAAAGGCCGGGTCGGCCTGCACGAACTCCTCCTGGGTACGGACACGATGAAAAAGATGATCCAGACCAAGGCCAAGACCGAGGACATGCTGCACATGGCGATGGAAGAGGGCATGACCACTCTGCTGCAGGATGGGATCGAAAAAGCGCTGCAAGGGCTCACGACCTTCAAGGAAGTCAAAGCCGTGGCCATGAAGTAG
- a CDS encoding proline--tRNA ligase, which produces MRTSQMLIPTLRDDPGEAETVSHRLMLRAGMIRKVAAGVYTYLPLGLRVLRKVEGIVREEMNRAGAQELLMPIASPAELWRETGRWDFYGKELFRFKDRHERDFCLGPTHEEVITDLIRREVRSYRQLPLNCYQIQTKFRDEIRPRFGLMRGREFIMKDAYSFDKDEEGAKLSYQKMYDAYQRIFTRCGLTFRAVEADTGLIGGSSSHEFMVLAETGEETIVYADGGTYAANVERAEVLPPAETVTEALRPLRKVPTPGARTVAEVCAFLKVTPQQLVKTLLYKTPKEIVAVLIRGDHEANEVKLKKLLGVTDLELADPDTVAKTTGAPVVGFAGPVGLKNVRILADQAVAAMRNVVVGGNEADHHYVDANKDRDFSIAQVADLRNALVGDASPRGDGRLKVAKGIEVGHVFMLGTKYSKAMGTVFLDPQGQERLAVMGCYGIGVSRTAAAAIEQNHDAKGIIWPVPIAPFHVHLLPLSQSETVQEQARALYDQLGQAGIEVLWDDRDERAGVKFNDADLIGAPFHLVIGEKGLAQGQVELKTRKTGVVSKLPPSEVLATVRAWISDSQRAAE; this is translated from the coding sequence ATGCGCACATCCCAAATGTTGATTCCGACACTCCGCGACGATCCGGGCGAGGCGGAGACCGTCAGCCACCGCCTCATGCTGCGGGCCGGCATGATCAGGAAAGTCGCGGCCGGCGTGTACACCTACCTCCCTCTGGGCTTGCGGGTGCTCCGCAAGGTCGAGGGAATCGTCCGGGAAGAGATGAACCGGGCCGGCGCACAGGAACTGCTCATGCCCATCGCCTCACCGGCCGAACTCTGGCGCGAAACGGGCCGCTGGGACTTCTACGGGAAGGAACTCTTCCGCTTCAAAGACCGGCACGAGCGGGACTTCTGCCTCGGCCCGACTCATGAAGAAGTCATCACGGACTTGATCCGGCGCGAAGTCCGGTCCTACCGGCAACTACCGCTGAACTGTTATCAGATTCAGACGAAATTCCGGGATGAAATCCGGCCCCGCTTCGGGCTCATGCGCGGCCGCGAATTCATCATGAAGGACGCCTACAGCTTCGACAAAGACGAAGAGGGAGCCAAGCTCAGCTATCAAAAGATGTACGACGCCTACCAGCGTATCTTCACGCGTTGCGGTTTGACCTTCCGGGCTGTAGAGGCGGATACGGGCTTGATCGGCGGCAGTTCCTCGCATGAGTTCATGGTCCTGGCCGAGACCGGCGAGGAAACGATCGTCTATGCGGACGGAGGCACCTATGCGGCCAACGTGGAACGGGCCGAGGTGCTCCCGCCGGCCGAGACCGTTACGGAAGCCCTTCGCCCCTTGCGCAAGGTGCCGACCCCCGGCGCGCGGACAGTCGCGGAAGTCTGCGCCTTTTTGAAAGTCACTCCCCAGCAGCTCGTCAAAACGCTCCTGTACAAGACCCCCAAAGAAATCGTCGCTGTGCTGATTCGGGGCGACCACGAAGCCAACGAGGTCAAGCTGAAAAAGCTGCTCGGCGTGACCGACCTGGAATTGGCCGATCCGGACACCGTTGCCAAGACCACCGGCGCCCCCGTGGTGGGGTTCGCCGGTCCGGTCGGACTCAAGAACGTCCGCATCCTGGCCGACCAAGCCGTCGCCGCCATGCGGAACGTCGTCGTGGGAGGGAACGAAGCGGATCACCATTACGTCGATGCCAACAAGGACCGTGACTTTTCCATCGCCCAGGTCGCGGACCTGCGCAACGCCCTGGTCGGAGACGCCTCTCCGCGAGGCGACGGCCGGCTGAAAGTCGCCAAGGGCATCGAAGTGGGCCACGTGTTTATGCTGGGCACCAAGTACAGCAAGGCCATGGGCACGGTTTTTCTGGACCCCCAGGGTCAGGAGCGCCTGGCTGTCATGGGCTGTTACGGCATCGGCGTGAGCCGCACGGCCGCCGCCGCCATCGAACAGAATCACGATGCCAAGGGCATCATCTGGCCCGTCCCCATCGCTCCGTTCCACGTCCACCTCCTGCCCCTCAGCCAATCGGAGACGGTGCAGGAACAAGCCAGGGCCCTGTACGACCAACTCGGCCAGGCCGGCATCGAGGTGCTGTGGGACGATCGGGATGAACGGGCCGGGGTCAAGTTCAACGACGCGGACCTGATCGGCGCGCCGTTTCATCTTGTGATCGGCGAGAAAGGGTTGGCCCAGGGCCAAGTCGAACTGAAAACCCGCAAGACCGGTGTGGTCTCCAAACTCCCCCCGAGTGAGGTGCTCGCCACGGTCAGAGCCTGGATCAGCGACAGCCAGCGGGCGGCCGAGTGA
- the rseP gene encoding RIP metalloprotease RseP, with protein MVLSSLLAWSPDTIWVLVQKTWWFLLVLGVLVSFHELGHFLAARWIGVKVLKYSIGFGPKLLGRQVGETEYLLSAVPLGGYVKLFGEEETDAITPEEQKRSFVHQPLLSKMAIVAAGPGFNFLLAYLIFSGWLATGAPLFVPTFHDLTPDVDALKPGSPADLAGMKAGDRVIRVNDKDISSRSELFDAVAKSNGQALTLDVRRGNQVKTLVVTPTPLTVQDNGKNVVTYRLGIEETAPVITAVMNGSPAMAAGFHDGDRVLTIEGQEIQTWSQMTGFVKDNPNRPLHFQVQREGLIVPLVVTPAADKSTVDGKPVEVGKIGISGPGRAIIRASNPLTAALYGLQATWGWTELTAIGIYKMVAGEISSKNIGGPLTIANMSGEAAAQGMSSVAFLIAILSINLGVLNLLPIPILDGGHLLFFAIEAILRKPLGDRQREIAQQVGLLLLVSIMVFAFWNDIERLISH; from the coding sequence ATCGTGCTGTCCTCATTATTAGCCTGGTCGCCGGACACCATCTGGGTGCTCGTGCAAAAAACCTGGTGGTTCCTGCTCGTGTTGGGCGTGCTGGTATCCTTCCATGAGTTGGGCCACTTCCTGGCGGCCCGTTGGATCGGTGTGAAGGTGCTCAAGTATTCGATCGGCTTCGGCCCCAAGCTGTTGGGACGCCAGGTCGGTGAGACCGAGTACCTGCTCTCGGCCGTCCCGCTGGGCGGCTACGTCAAGCTGTTCGGCGAGGAGGAAACCGACGCCATCACGCCGGAAGAGCAAAAGCGGTCCTTCGTACACCAGCCCCTGCTCAGCAAAATGGCCATCGTAGCGGCCGGGCCAGGATTCAACTTCCTGCTGGCCTATCTGATTTTCTCCGGCTGGCTGGCCACCGGCGCGCCGCTGTTCGTCCCCACGTTCCATGACCTCACCCCGGACGTGGATGCGCTCAAGCCCGGCTCCCCGGCCGATCTGGCCGGCATGAAGGCCGGCGACCGCGTCATCCGCGTCAACGACAAGGACATTTCCAGCCGAAGCGAACTGTTCGACGCGGTGGCCAAGAGCAACGGCCAAGCCCTGACCCTCGATGTGCGCCGCGGGAACCAGGTCAAGACTCTGGTGGTCACACCAACGCCCTTGACCGTCCAGGACAACGGGAAGAACGTGGTCACCTACCGCCTCGGCATCGAAGAAACCGCTCCCGTCATCACCGCCGTCATGAACGGCTCCCCTGCCATGGCCGCCGGCTTTCATGACGGCGACCGCGTCCTGACCATCGAGGGACAAGAGATTCAGACCTGGTCGCAGATGACCGGCTTCGTCAAGGACAACCCCAACCGCCCCCTCCACTTCCAGGTTCAGCGTGAGGGCCTGATCGTGCCCCTGGTCGTGACCCCCGCAGCCGATAAAAGCACCGTAGACGGCAAACCCGTCGAGGTGGGCAAGATCGGCATTTCGGGACCGGGGCGCGCGATCATCCGGGCTTCGAACCCACTGACGGCCGCTCTATATGGACTGCAGGCAACCTGGGGCTGGACCGAACTGACGGCGATCGGCATTTACAAAATGGTCGCCGGGGAGATCTCCAGCAAAAACATCGGCGGCCCCCTGACGATCGCCAACATGTCGGGCGAAGCCGCGGCGCAAGGCATGTCCAGTGTGGCCTTCCTGATCGCCATCCTGAGCATCAACCTCGGCGTCCTGAACTTGCTGCCTATCCCCATCCTGGACGGCGGCCATCTGCTCTTTTTTGCGATCGAGGCGATCCTGCGCAAGCCGCTGGGAGATCGGCAGCGGGAGATCGCTCAGCAGGTGGGCCTGCTCCTGCTCGTCAGCATCATGGTCTTCGCCTTCTGGAACGACATTGAACGGCTGATTTCACACTAA
- a CDS encoding 1-deoxy-D-xylulose-5-phosphate reductoisomerase: MKYIVILGSTGSIGTNTLDIVAKFPDRFRIAGLTAGSNVDKLEEQIRTFKPEAVALADPKAAEALRARCKGQSVRILSGVEGLSEVARLPKADLVISAIVGGAGLVPTLAAIQAGKPVALANKEPMVMAGRLMQEEAKKRGVKIFPVDSEHSAIFQSMEGHRREDIQRLILTASGGPLWEMPLEQMQHVKPQQALKHPNWKMGAKITIDSATLMNKGLEVVEARWLFDIPASQVDVIVHRESIIHSLVEYRDGSVIAQLGLPDMRTPIAYAMTYPERLPLGQPPMDLAAIGKFTFYRPDHDRFPCLGLGYEALKIGGTMPATLNAANEVAVAAYLGERIGFLDIAAVIRGTMDAHQRREVTTLDDALEADRWAREKAGELVRSRTILI; this comes from the coding sequence ATGAAATACATCGTGATTCTGGGCTCAACCGGCTCCATCGGCACCAACACGCTGGACATCGTCGCCAAGTTCCCCGACCGGTTCCGAATCGCGGGCCTGACGGCCGGGAGCAACGTCGATAAACTCGAAGAGCAGATTCGCACGTTCAAACCGGAGGCGGTGGCGCTCGCCGACCCGAAAGCGGCGGAGGCACTGCGCGCCCGTTGCAAAGGCCAGTCCGTCCGCATCCTCTCCGGAGTGGAGGGGCTGTCGGAAGTCGCCCGCCTCCCCAAGGCCGACCTGGTGATCTCGGCCATCGTCGGCGGGGCGGGCCTCGTCCCGACCCTGGCGGCGATTCAAGCCGGCAAGCCGGTCGCCCTGGCCAACAAAGAACCGATGGTCATGGCCGGGCGGCTCATGCAGGAGGAAGCCAAGAAACGGGGCGTGAAGATTTTCCCCGTGGACAGCGAACACAGCGCCATCTTCCAATCCATGGAAGGGCACCGGCGGGAAGATATCCAGCGCCTGATCCTCACGGCCTCCGGAGGCCCCCTCTGGGAGATGCCGCTGGAGCAGATGCAGCACGTGAAACCCCAGCAAGCGCTCAAGCACCCGAACTGGAAGATGGGCGCGAAGATCACCATCGACTCCGCTACTCTCATGAACAAGGGCCTGGAGGTGGTAGAAGCCCGCTGGCTCTTCGACATCCCCGCCTCGCAGGTCGATGTGATCGTGCACCGCGAAAGCATCATCCACTCGCTGGTCGAATACCGGGACGGGTCGGTGATCGCCCAACTCGGCCTGCCCGACATGCGTACGCCGATTGCCTACGCGATGACGTACCCGGAGCGGCTCCCCTTGGGCCAACCGCCCATGGATCTGGCCGCCATCGGCAAGTTCACGTTCTACCGCCCGGACCATGACCGTTTTCCCTGTTTGGGCCTGGGCTACGAAGCGCTCAAGATCGGCGGCACGATGCCCGCCACCTTGAACGCCGCCAACGAAGTGGCGGTCGCCGCGTACCTGGGCGAGCGCATCGGATTTTTGGACATTGCCGCCGTGATCCGGGGCACGATGGATGCCCATCAGCGGCGCGAAGTAACCACCTTGGACGACGCGCTGGAAGCGGACCGCTGGGCACGGGAGAAGGCCGGCGAGTTGGTCCGCAGCCGCACAATATTGATCTGA
- a CDS encoding phosphatidate cytidylyltransferase — translation MGAAQTTSEPADLPKSRRLDSRRIYPALVFIPLFYALVRYGPPILFFALVAGASLCALAEFYKLYFRDACAPVDVGLGLGLLAVLLASLQWPGPVSVRTACLAALVAVLASRLMTPREMRHGLVDSAVLLFGVLYVGLTLGTLLSTRSLPEGEWLIFFLFLVTWAGDAGAYYAGMTLGRHKLAPIVSPNKTIEGLIGGLLLAVLVAFLARTWFLPSFGPLDCLATGLLLTGAGVVGDLTESVLKRSAGVKDSGGIIPAHGGMLDRLDSLLFAAPAFYYYVTLVKGS, via the coding sequence TTGGGCGCCGCACAGACGACGAGCGAGCCGGCAGACCTCCCCAAGAGCCGGCGGTTGGACAGCCGGAGAATCTACCCGGCCCTGGTCTTCATCCCCCTCTTCTACGCTCTGGTTCGGTACGGACCCCCGATCTTGTTCTTTGCGTTGGTAGCCGGCGCATCGCTGTGCGCCTTGGCGGAATTCTACAAACTGTATTTTCGGGATGCGTGCGCGCCGGTGGACGTCGGCCTCGGCTTGGGCCTCTTGGCCGTTCTACTGGCGAGCCTCCAGTGGCCCGGGCCGGTCTCGGTCCGTACGGCTTGCCTGGCCGCGCTGGTGGCGGTGCTCGCGTCACGGCTGATGACGCCCCGCGAGATGAGGCACGGGCTCGTCGATTCGGCGGTGCTGCTATTCGGGGTCCTGTACGTCGGCCTCACGCTCGGCACCCTCTTGTCGACCCGGTCGTTGCCTGAGGGCGAGTGGCTGATCTTTTTCTTGTTCCTCGTCACCTGGGCCGGGGATGCCGGCGCCTACTATGCGGGCATGACCCTGGGACGGCACAAACTGGCCCCGATCGTCAGTCCGAACAAGACCATCGAGGGATTGATCGGAGGCTTGCTCCTGGCTGTGTTGGTCGCATTCCTCGCCAGGACCTGGTTCCTTCCCTCGTTCGGCCCGCTCGACTGCCTGGCGACCGGCTTGCTCTTGACTGGGGCGGGGGTTGTGGGAGACTTGACCGAATCGGTGCTGAAACGGAGTGCGGGGGTCAAGGACTCCGGCGGAATCATTCCCGCGCACGGGGGCATGCTGGACCGGCTGGACAGCCTGCTGTTCGCCGCGCCGGCGTTTTACTACTACGTGACACTCGTCAAGGGCTCATGA
- a CDS encoding isoprenyl transferase, giving the protein MTKDPDTSRDHLSEDELLALLDPELLPRHIAIIMDGNGRWAELRGLPRIAGHAEGIKSVREIITLCRDLDISALTIYAFSQENWKRPANEINALMMLLENYLQTEMNELIRKGARFRAIGRVDTLPSGALSWVRRVERETAHLDKLMLNVALSYGGRSEIVDAVRRLAEDVQAGTVQPESIDEAFLEGYLSTHGLPDPDLLIRTSGETRISNFLLWQLAYTEMFFTPTLWPDFRRREALLALLDYQKRERRFGQVPDAVSQGGR; this is encoded by the coding sequence ATGACCAAAGACCCTGATACCAGCCGCGACCACCTGTCTGAGGACGAACTCCTCGCCCTGCTGGACCCGGAACTGCTGCCCAGGCACATTGCCATCATCATGGACGGAAACGGCCGCTGGGCCGAGCTCCGCGGGCTGCCCCGGATCGCCGGCCATGCCGAGGGCATCAAATCGGTGCGCGAGATCATCACCCTCTGCCGCGATCTGGACATCAGCGCCCTCACCATCTATGCCTTTTCGCAGGAAAACTGGAAGCGGCCGGCGAACGAGATCAACGCGCTGATGATGCTGTTGGAGAATTACCTCCAGACCGAGATGAACGAGTTGATCCGCAAGGGAGCGAGGTTCCGGGCCATCGGCCGCGTCGATACGCTGCCCTCCGGAGCGTTGAGCTGGGTGCGCCGTGTCGAACGGGAGACGGCCCACTTGGACAAGTTGATGCTCAACGTGGCGCTCAGCTACGGCGGACGGTCCGAGATCGTGGATGCGGTCCGGCGCCTGGCGGAAGATGTCCAAGCGGGCACGGTTCAGCCGGAATCCATCGACGAGGCCTTTTTAGAAGGCTATCTTTCCACGCACGGGCTGCCGGACCCAGACCTGCTGATCCGGACCAGCGGGGAAACCAGAATCAGCAATTTCCTGCTCTGGCAGTTGGCCTACACTGAAATGTTCTTCACCCCCACGCTCTGGCCTGACTTCCGCCGGCGCGAGGCGCTGCTGGCTCTCCTGGACTACCAGAAACGCGAACGGCGCTTCGGCCAGGTCCCGGACGCTGTCTCGCAGGGCGGGCGGTGA